Proteins from a genomic interval of Mycolicibacterium grossiae:
- a CDS encoding substrate-binding domain-containing protein, with the protein MSARHESEGRRPFTRLAALAGAGILALGLVACSSTGGRPQGSADGGGGGTVDTPRLTVAMITHEVPGDSFWDLIRKGAEAAARKDNIELRYSNDPEAPAQANLVQSAIDSGVDGIAVTLAKPDAMAPAVKAALDKGIPVVAFNSGFDNWKSMGVQQYFGQDEKLAGISAGEKLTADGAKKVVCVIQEQGQASLESRCAGVRQGFKGASEILNVNSKDMPSVEATITAKLQQDPSIDHVVALGAPIALTAVQSAGNAGSTAKIVTFDTNAALVDAIKGGQVQWAVDQQPYLQGYLAIDSLWLYLNNKNLIGGGQATLTGPSFIDPSNIDAVAELAKAGTR; encoded by the coding sequence ATGAGCGCTCGGCACGAGAGCGAAGGACGTCGGCCGTTCACGCGGCTCGCGGCACTGGCTGGAGCGGGCATCCTCGCCCTCGGCCTGGTGGCGTGCTCCTCCACGGGAGGCAGACCGCAGGGATCCGCCGACGGCGGCGGTGGCGGCACCGTCGACACCCCGCGGCTCACCGTCGCGATGATCACCCACGAGGTGCCCGGCGACTCGTTCTGGGACCTCATCCGCAAGGGCGCCGAGGCGGCGGCCCGCAAGGACAACATCGAGCTGCGCTACTCCAACGATCCGGAGGCGCCGGCTCAGGCCAACCTGGTGCAGAGCGCCATCGACAGCGGCGTCGACGGCATCGCCGTCACGCTGGCCAAGCCCGACGCCATGGCGCCCGCCGTGAAGGCCGCTCTGGACAAGGGCATTCCGGTCGTCGCGTTCAACTCCGGGTTCGACAACTGGAAGTCGATGGGCGTGCAGCAGTACTTCGGCCAGGACGAGAAGCTGGCCGGCATCTCGGCCGGCGAGAAGCTCACCGCCGACGGCGCCAAGAAGGTCGTCTGCGTCATCCAGGAGCAGGGGCAGGCGTCACTGGAGTCGCGGTGCGCCGGCGTGCGGCAGGGCTTCAAGGGTGCCAGCGAGATCCTGAACGTCAACAGCAAGGACATGCCGTCGGTCGAGGCGACGATCACCGCGAAGCTGCAGCAGGACCCGTCGATCGACCACGTCGTCGCCCTCGGCGCCCCCATCGCGCTGACGGCGGTGCAGTCGGCAGGCAACGCGGGCAGCACGGCCAAGATCGTCACCTTCGACACCAACGCCGCGCTCGTCGACGCCATCAAGGGTGGCCAGGTGCAGTGGGCGGTCGACCAGCAGCCGTACCTGCAGGGCTACCTCGCAATCGACTCGCTGTGGCTCTACCTCAACAACAAGAACCTGATCGGCGGCGGTCAAGCGACCCTGACCGGTCCGTCCTTCATCGACCCGTCGAACATCGACGCCGTGGCGGAGCTGGCCAAGGCCGGCACGCGCTGA